Proteins encoded together in one Chloroflexota bacterium window:
- a CDS encoding deoxyguanosinetriphosphate triphosphohydrolase, which produces MGIRDQLEAAERANLAAYAMLSSQTRGRAYPDPEHPYRTAFQRDRDRVIHTTAFRRLEYKTQVFVNTEGDYYRTRLTHTIEVAQIARTIARALRCNEDLAEAIALAHDLGHTPFGHSGESTLNELMRDLGGFNHNTQTVRIVEELEERFEDYPGLNLTWEVREGIIKHETAYDKSDAAHYDPALQPTLEAQLVNFADEIAYTTADLDDGLRSGMLAPAELHGLALWDDAFVSEQEAPFTDKLRHKFVRRLINLLVSDVVGETAQQIGSRQIVTIDDVRAQDGKIACHSAAIATGNKELKAFLFNNFYRHPRVMRMSFKANRVLVALFNAYRHEPRMLPVTTQRKLQRTPLERVVCDYIAGMTDRFAMQEYSRLFDPGERV; this is translated from the coding sequence ATGGGGATACGCGATCAACTGGAGGCTGCCGAGCGCGCCAACCTGGCCGCCTACGCCATGCTGAGCAGCCAGACGCGCGGCCGCGCCTACCCTGACCCCGAGCACCCGTACCGCACCGCCTTTCAGCGCGACCGCGACCGGGTGATTCACACCACGGCGTTCCGCCGGCTAGAGTACAAGACCCAGGTCTTCGTCAACACCGAGGGCGATTACTACCGTACTCGCCTGACACACACGATTGAGGTGGCGCAGATTGCGCGCACGATCGCGCGCGCTCTGCGCTGCAACGAGGACCTTGCCGAGGCGATCGCGCTGGCGCACGATCTCGGCCACACGCCGTTTGGCCACTCCGGCGAAAGCACGCTGAACGAGCTCATGCGCGATCTCGGCGGTTTCAACCACAACACACAGACCGTGCGCATCGTCGAGGAACTGGAAGAGCGCTTCGAAGACTACCCCGGCCTCAACCTGACCTGGGAAGTGCGCGAGGGGATCATCAAGCACGAGACGGCCTACGACAAATCCGACGCCGCGCACTACGACCCGGCCCTGCAGCCGACCCTGGAAGCCCAGCTCGTCAATTTCGCCGACGAGATTGCCTACACGACCGCCGACCTGGACGACGGCCTGCGCTCCGGCATGCTGGCGCCCGCCGAACTGCACGGGTTGGCACTGTGGGACGACGCATTTGTGTCCGAGCAAGAAGCGCCATTCACCGACAAACTGCGCCACAAGTTCGTCCGGCGCCTGATCAACTTGCTCGTCAGTGACGTGGTCGGCGAGACGGCGCAACAGATCGGGTCGCGCCAAATAGTGACAATCGACGACGTACGCGCGCAAGATGGCAAGATCGCGTGCCATTCGGCTGCTATCGCAACGGGCAACAAAGAACTGAAAGCGTTTCTGTTCAACAACTTCTATCGGCACCCGCGGGTCATGCGCATGTCGTTCAAGGCCAATCGCGTTCTCGTTGCACTGTTCAACGCATACCGCCACGAACCGCGTATGCTGCCCGTCACGACCCAGCGCAAGCTCCAACGCACGCCCCTGGAGCGTGTGGTTTGCGACTACATCGCCGGCATGACCGACCGCTTCGCCATGCAGGAATATTCCCGCCTGTTCGACCCGGGGGAGCGCGTCTAG
- a CDS encoding HAMP domain-containing histidine kinase: protein MIFRTLRARLLVTYLLLTAIGLGGVILWTGSRLQATAYVEAGHAIELQAHLIANALRDPLVHEEEHAATPGRSVVELAQSYARQTGSRVTLYDEHMQVVAASDGRASETLVAQMAELASARNGVDLAVIRREPGTDDERLYTAVRIEDDREHAGGYVQLSMPLEALHATLAATWLNLIASGLLVLVAIATVSIWLAQQIAQPLMHLTAATGAIAAGDLNRRITPEGPIEVQRLGDSFNRMADQVCDTLAKQRAFVGDAAHELRSPLTSLRLRLDMIRSHGEHDASLRESYLASMARELESLQRLVERLFALSALDQGQEAPRQATDLAPLLYDVADDVSPLANDAGVALTVDVPEHLGQVFANGDEMRIVIRNLLDNAVKYTPAGGQAWLSARATGDRVSIVVRDTGIGIAGEDLPHIFDRFFRADKARTRKAGGTGVGLSLVQAIVAAHGGSVTAESFLGQGTTLTVWLPLRAAATQPQSPAPPDRLVAHDMRPSG, encoded by the coding sequence ATGATCTTCCGCACATTGAGGGCGCGGCTGCTGGTCACTTACCTTTTGCTGACGGCCATCGGGCTGGGCGGGGTGATTCTGTGGACCGGCAGCCGCCTGCAGGCGACCGCGTATGTGGAAGCCGGTCACGCGATCGAGCTTCAAGCGCACTTGATTGCTAACGCCCTGCGCGACCCGCTCGTGCACGAAGAGGAGCATGCAGCGACGCCCGGTCGCAGCGTCGTGGAACTGGCGCAATCGTACGCGCGACAAACGGGCAGTCGCGTCACCTTGTACGATGAGCACATGCAGGTCGTAGCGGCATCCGACGGACGGGCGAGCGAGACGCTCGTGGCCCAAATGGCCGAACTGGCCAGCGCGCGCAACGGCGTGGATCTGGCCGTCATCCGGCGGGAGCCGGGAACCGATGATGAGCGCCTGTACACAGCCGTGCGCATTGAAGATGATCGCGAGCATGCCGGCGGATATGTTCAACTGAGCATGCCGCTTGAGGCACTGCATGCCACGCTTGCGGCGACGTGGCTGAACTTGATTGCCAGCGGGCTCCTCGTCCTCGTCGCCATCGCGACGGTGTCGATCTGGCTGGCGCAGCAGATCGCGCAGCCGCTGATGCACCTGACGGCCGCCACGGGCGCGATTGCCGCCGGCGATCTGAACCGGCGCATTACACCCGAAGGGCCGATTGAGGTCCAGCGCCTGGGCGATTCATTCAACCGCATGGCCGACCAGGTGTGCGACACGCTGGCTAAGCAGCGCGCGTTTGTGGGCGACGCGGCGCACGAACTGCGCTCGCCGTTGACCAGCTTGCGGCTGCGCCTTGACATGATCCGATCTCACGGCGAGCACGATGCGAGTTTGCGCGAATCGTATCTGGCGTCGATGGCGCGCGAACTGGAGAGCTTGCAGCGGCTGGTGGAACGCCTTTTCGCGCTCAGCGCGCTGGATCAAGGCCAGGAAGCGCCGCGCCAGGCGACTGATCTGGCGCCGTTGCTGTACGATGTGGCTGACGATGTGTCGCCCCTGGCCAACGACGCCGGCGTGGCGCTGACCGTCGACGTGCCCGAGCATCTCGGACAGGTGTTTGCGAATGGCGATGAAATGCGGATCGTGATCCGCAACTTGCTGGACAACGCCGTCAAATACACACCGGCCGGCGGGCAAGCATGGCTGAGCGCGCGCGCCACCGGAGACCGTGTGTCCATCGTGGTGCGCGACACGGGCATCGGAATCGCCGGCGAAGACCTGCCGCACATCTTCGACCGCTTCTTCCGTGCAGACAAGGCGCGTACTCGCAAGGCGGGCGGGACGGGCGTTGGCCTGTCGCTCGTGCAAGCGATCGTGGCGGCGCACGGTGGATCGGTAACGGCTGAGAGCTTCCTGGGCCAGGGCACGACGCTGACCGTGTGGCTGCCGCTTCGCGCGGCGGCGACGCAGCCGCAGTCGCCAGCACCGCCGGACAGGCTGGTTGCGCATGACATGCGCCCGTCAGGATAG
- a CDS encoding response regulator transcription factor — protein MSTPTILVVEDDENIAEPLVFGLKSESFRVLHGADGVTGLALARAEKPDVVLLDVMLPGMDGFAVCRTLRAESAVPILMLTARGQEMERVMGLELGADGYILKPFSFRELLARVRAALRRRQLDQPDGASATGRITVGGLVVDREARQVWRDGRLVECTQREYDLLLALIERPAVAQQRQALLDRVWGEDWVGDTRTLDVHIRWLREKIEADPSAPVYIQTVRGFGYRFGGSDNAPQG, from the coding sequence ATGAGCACGCCGACTATACTGGTGGTTGAGGACGACGAAAACATCGCGGAACCGCTGGTGTTCGGGCTGAAATCCGAGAGCTTTCGCGTGCTGCACGGCGCGGACGGCGTGACGGGGCTGGCACTGGCACGCGCGGAAAAGCCCGACGTCGTCCTGCTCGACGTGATGCTGCCGGGCATGGATGGCTTCGCCGTCTGCCGGACGCTGCGCGCCGAATCGGCGGTGCCGATCCTGATGCTGACCGCGCGCGGACAGGAGATGGAGCGCGTGATGGGGCTGGAACTCGGCGCCGACGGCTATATTCTCAAACCGTTCAGCTTCCGCGAACTGCTGGCCCGCGTGCGGGCGGCGCTGCGCCGCCGTCAACTGGATCAACCGGATGGGGCAAGTGCGACCGGGCGCATTACGGTTGGCGGCCTGGTGGTCGATCGGGAGGCGCGGCAAGTCTGGCGTGATGGCCGGCTGGTCGAATGCACCCAGCGCGAGTACGATCTGCTGCTGGCGCTTATCGAGCGGCCCGCCGTCGCGCAGCAGCGGCAGGCGCTGCTCGACCGAGTCTGGGGCGAAGATTGGGTGGGTGATACACGCACGCTCGACGTGCACATCCGCTGGCTGCGTGAAAAAATCGAAGCCGATCCGTCCGCGCCGGTGTATATTCAAACCGTGCGCGGTTTCGGCTATCGTTTCGGCGGTTCAGACAATGCGCCGCAGGGTTGA
- a CDS encoding PepSY domain-containing protein produces the protein MIKRPALAIAIGLTTFIMTIAGVLFYQLSTIGVATSGAEAVAQPAKTNTSVQPVSAVDMAVPTPKISPEQAATAALKSTPGGRLLRAPELVNYMGITAYEVTLSTGLVYVDINTARVLYNGAVPAQSVAQQRGEKEHKAEHGSIFGTHGDDDGD, from the coding sequence ATGATCAAACGTCCTGCATTGGCTATAGCTATCGGCCTGACTACATTCATAATGACAATCGCAGGGGTGTTGTTCTACCAATTATCAACGATTGGTGTGGCGACATCCGGTGCAGAAGCAGTCGCACAGCCGGCGAAAACCAACACGAGCGTGCAGCCGGTGTCTGCGGTTGACATGGCAGTCCCCACGCCGAAGATTTCGCCCGAGCAGGCGGCGACCGCCGCGCTCAAGTCGACGCCGGGCGGTCGGTTGCTACGCGCGCCGGAGCTCGTCAATTACATGGGAATCACTGCGTACGAAGTGACGCTGTCAACGGGCCTGGTATACGTTGACATAAATACGGCCCGTGTGTTGTACAATGGTGCGGTACCGGCTCAGAGCGTCGCGCAGCAGCGTGGCGAAAAAGAGCACAAAGCCGAGCACGGTTCGATCTTCGGCACGCACGGTGATGACGATGGCGACTAA
- a CDS encoding PepSY domain-containing protein: protein MSQKSALVVAIALTAFFMTMLGALITQVSQASDAVRAPTASSAPTVTPAQVEATPTLDTSAIKMAIAEREASYQQLLDRANKQIEEANAQMQKQAEALHKAETEAQTARVKAQQVQEAQAKAAAQPTAPARPAVPKFAVSPEQAVGIAWGATQGAKPTKGPELVEFEGKPAYEIGYATGVVYIDANTGKVLFTNVEVQANSDGPEDRKQGAGQNNAGKEDNHHEDEHHEDEHEGR, encoded by the coding sequence ATGAGCCAAAAATCCGCACTCGTTGTCGCCATAGCCCTGACCGCTTTCTTTATGACGATGCTTGGCGCACTAATTACCCAGGTATCGCAAGCAAGCGACGCCGTACGCGCACCCACCGCATCTTCGGCACCGACCGTGACGCCGGCGCAGGTCGAGGCGACGCCTACGCTTGATACGTCGGCCATCAAGATGGCGATTGCCGAACGCGAGGCGTCATACCAGCAACTGCTGGACCGGGCTAACAAACAGATTGAAGAGGCAAATGCCCAGATGCAGAAGCAGGCTGAGGCGCTGCACAAGGCCGAGACGGAAGCACAGACGGCCCGTGTGAAGGCCCAGCAGGTTCAGGAGGCGCAAGCGAAAGCAGCTGCGCAGCCGACAGCGCCGGCCAGGCCGGCCGTACCGAAGTTTGCCGTGTCGCCAGAACAGGCCGTCGGCATCGCATGGGGCGCTACACAAGGAGCCAAACCGACCAAGGGCCCGGAGTTGGTCGAATTCGAGGGCAAGCCCGCCTATGAAATCGGCTACGCCACCGGTGTCGTGTACATTGATGCCAATACGGGCAAGGTGTTATTCACAAACGTAGAGGTGCAGGCGAACAGTGACGGCCCCGAAGATCGCAAGCAGGGTGCCGGGCAAAACAACGCCGGTAAGGAAGATAACCACCATGAAGACGAGCATCACGAAGACGAGCACGAGGGACGCTAA
- the ilvD gene encoding dihydroxy-acid dehydratase, with protein sequence MRSDRIKKGFDRAPHRSLLRATGVIQSEADWGKPFIAIANSYTDIIPGHVHLKEYGEVVRAAVRAAGGVPFMFNTIGVDDGIAMGHYGMKYSLPSRELIADAVETMVGAHAFDGMICIPNCDKIVPGMLMASLRMNIPTVFVSGGPMRAGKTPDGQTVDLASVFEGVGAFKAGRISAERLSMLEQVACPTCGSCSGMFTANSMNCLCEALGMALPGNGTIVALDPRRDQLATHAAAALLHLIEKDIKPRDIVTGDALDNAFALDMAMGGSTNTVLHALAIAQEAGIDYPLSRVNEISARVPCICKVSPSSAYHIEDVDAAGGVSAILNELGRRGGILKLGALTVTGRTLGENVYGAESRDRQCIRALDNPYSQDGGLAVLFGNLAPEGSVIKAAGVSPSMLKFEGAAIVFDSHDEAAAGILNGMVKAGHVVVIRYEGPKGGPGMQEMLQPTSNIAGMGLGESVALITDGRFSGATRGGSIGHISPEAAEGGPIALLRNGDIISIDIPNRRLDVRLSDGELAARREQWKPVQRELTGWLKRYAKMVTNASNGATLVA encoded by the coding sequence ATGCGTTCAGACCGAATCAAGAAAGGCTTTGACCGCGCGCCGCACCGTTCACTGCTGCGGGCCACCGGCGTCATTCAGAGCGAAGCCGACTGGGGCAAGCCGTTCATCGCCATTGCGAACTCGTACACCGATATTATTCCGGGGCACGTGCACCTGAAGGAGTACGGCGAGGTGGTGCGCGCGGCCGTGCGCGCGGCCGGCGGCGTGCCGTTCATGTTCAATACGATTGGCGTGGACGACGGCATCGCGATGGGGCATTACGGCATGAAGTATTCGCTGCCCAGCCGCGAACTGATCGCGGATGCGGTCGAAACGATGGTCGGGGCGCATGCGTTCGACGGCATGATCTGCATTCCGAATTGCGACAAGATCGTGCCGGGCATGTTGATGGCGTCGCTGCGCATGAATATCCCGACGGTGTTTGTCAGCGGCGGACCGATGCGCGCCGGCAAAACACCCGACGGCCAGACAGTCGACCTCGCTTCGGTGTTCGAGGGCGTGGGTGCGTTCAAGGCCGGCCGGATTTCGGCGGAACGCTTGAGCATGCTCGAGCAGGTCGCCTGTCCGACCTGCGGCTCCTGCTCTGGAATGTTCACTGCGAATTCAATGAACTGCCTGTGCGAGGCGCTCGGCATGGCGCTGCCGGGCAACGGAACGATCGTGGCCCTCGACCCACGTCGCGACCAACTGGCGACGCATGCGGCCGCAGCGCTGCTGCATCTGATCGAGAAGGACATCAAGCCGCGCGACATCGTGACGGGAGACGCGCTGGACAACGCGTTTGCACTCGACATGGCGATGGGTGGCAGCACCAACACCGTGCTGCACGCGCTGGCGATCGCGCAGGAGGCCGGCATCGACTACCCGCTGTCGCGCGTGAACGAGATTTCGGCGCGCGTGCCGTGCATCTGCAAGGTGTCGCCGTCGTCAGCGTATCACATCGAAGACGTGGATGCGGCCGGCGGCGTGTCGGCGATTCTCAACGAACTGGGACGACGCGGGGGCATATTGAAGCTTGGCGCGCTGACCGTCACCGGGCGGACGCTGGGCGAGAATGTGTACGGCGCCGAGTCGCGCGACCGGCAGTGCATTCGTGCGCTGGACAATCCGTACTCGCAGGACGGCGGACTGGCCGTGCTGTTCGGCAACCTGGCGCCGGAGGGCTCGGTCATCAAGGCGGCCGGCGTCTCGCCATCGATGCTGAAGTTCGAAGGTGCGGCGATCGTGTTCGACTCGCACGACGAAGCGGCAGCGGGCATTCTCAACGGCATGGTCAAGGCCGGGCACGTCGTGGTGATTCGCTACGAAGGACCGAAGGGCGGCCCCGGCATGCAGGAGATGTTGCAGCCAACCAGCAATATCGCCGGCATGGGTCTGGGCGAATCGGTGGCGCTCATCACGGACGGCCGCTTTAGCGGCGCGACGCGCGGCGGCTCAATTGGTCACATCTCGCCGGAAGCGGCGGAGGGCGGGCCGATTGCGCTGCTGCGCAACGGGGATATCATTTCAATCGATATTCCGAATCGCCGGCTCGACGTAAGGCTGAGCGATGGCGAGCTGGCGGCGCGGCGCGAGCAGTGGAAGCCGGTGCAGCGCGAATTGACCGGCTGGCTCAAGCGCTATGCCAAGATGGTCACCAACGCCAGCAACGGGGCGACGCTCGTCGCGTAG
- a CDS encoding FAD:protein FMN transferase, translating into MHRLPFRAMGCEMLAIVDGDGEATAALDNVPAWFESWEQAFSRFRAHSDLNRLNAHAGQWVPVGDALWEVVQAAIESAHATQGIVTPLVLGALVAAGYDRSFEFLAVAGAVSFAAPANVPDWRDLDWDARQHALRVPAHAGLDLGGTAKGWAADQTVARLATVGPALMDAGGDIAVNGPQADGEPWPIAVDIAGAGSAAPTMVMLRSGGVATSGRDYRQWVKNGQPQHHLIDPRTGRPAETDVLTATVVAPSAREAEAAAKVMLILGSQQGLAWIDARPWLAGLAVLSDGHIVHSQRMREYLWEPQ; encoded by the coding sequence ATGCACAGATTGCCGTTCCGCGCGATGGGCTGCGAGATGCTGGCTATCGTGGATGGCGATGGCGAGGCCACGGCGGCACTGGACAACGTGCCGGCGTGGTTTGAAAGCTGGGAGCAGGCGTTCAGCCGCTTTCGGGCGCACAGCGACCTAAACCGATTGAACGCGCATGCCGGGCAGTGGGTGCCGGTCGGGGATGCGCTGTGGGAGGTGGTGCAGGCGGCGATTGAATCGGCCCATGCGACACAGGGAATCGTCACGCCCCTGGTGCTGGGCGCGCTGGTGGCGGCCGGATATGATCGGAGTTTCGAGTTTCTGGCTGTTGCCGGCGCCGTCTCGTTTGCAGCGCCGGCCAACGTGCCGGACTGGCGCGACTTGGATTGGGATGCGCGGCAGCATGCGCTGCGCGTACCGGCTCACGCGGGACTCGATCTGGGCGGAACCGCGAAGGGCTGGGCGGCTGACCAGACGGTGGCGCGGCTGGCGACGGTCGGCCCCGCGCTGATGGATGCCGGCGGCGATATCGCCGTCAACGGGCCGCAAGCGGACGGCGAGCCATGGCCGATCGCCGTGGACATCGCCGGGGCAGGATCCGCTGCGCCGACGATGGTCATGCTCCGGTCAGGCGGAGTAGCGACGTCGGGGCGGGATTACCGGCAATGGGTTAAGAACGGGCAGCCGCAGCATCACCTGATCGACCCGCGCACCGGGCGACCGGCCGAGACGGATGTCCTGACGGCGACGGTGGTGGCGCCCTCCGCCCGCGAGGCGGAGGCGGCGGCCAAGGTTATGCTGATTCTGGGCAGCCAGCAGGGGTTAGCGTGGATCGATGCGCGTCCATGGCTGGCCGGGTTAGCGGTACTGTCGGATGGCCATATTGTCCATAGTCAGCGTATGCGTGAATATCTCTGGGAGCCACAATGA